A DNA window from Armatimonadota bacterium contains the following coding sequences:
- a CDS encoding BMP family ABC transporter substrate-binding protein, protein MNIFKALIPLTVAALLAGCNSSSTSTNTSTDDKGAGATAGGEAPKKTLKVGILFDSGGRGDKSFNDSAWEGIERAKAEFKIEEIQLQSKSQADNEVSLTQLASQNPDIVFAVGLTMQDAVNNVSQKFKNVKFAIVDGDAKQDNVRMLKFREEQGSFLAGYLAGLMTTTNKIGFVGGMEIPLIKKFEYGYYAGAKMANPKIELLPSKYTGDWNNSDKGKAAAATLFSAGADIVYHAAGRAGLGVFAAAKDAKRFAIGVDSQQDDLEPKTILTSMIKRVDMAVYSTIKDVLDDKFTSGEKLYDVASSGVALSEFPHTKDIIGSERIDKVEAIKAKLASGDIVAPADKDAFDKFIANLPK, encoded by the coding sequence GTGAACATATTTAAAGCACTAATCCCGTTGACTGTGGCCGCCTTGCTGGCTGGTTGCAACTCAAGTTCAACTTCGACAAACACATCGACCGACGACAAAGGTGCCGGCGCAACTGCGGGCGGCGAAGCTCCAAAGAAAACCCTCAAGGTAGGGATTCTTTTTGATAGCGGAGGACGCGGCGATAAATCCTTCAATGACAGCGCATGGGAAGGCATCGAGCGCGCGAAGGCTGAATTCAAAATCGAAGAAATCCAGCTTCAAAGCAAGAGCCAAGCCGACAACGAAGTGAGCTTGACCCAACTCGCAAGCCAGAATCCGGACATCGTTTTTGCGGTTGGTTTGACAATGCAAGACGCGGTCAACAACGTATCTCAGAAGTTCAAGAACGTCAAATTCGCGATCGTGGATGGTGACGCCAAGCAGGACAACGTCCGAATGCTCAAGTTCCGAGAAGAACAAGGCAGCTTCCTGGCTGGCTATCTCGCTGGTTTGATGACCACGACGAACAAGATCGGCTTTGTCGGCGGCATGGAAATTCCGCTCATCAAGAAGTTTGAATATGGATACTACGCCGGCGCGAAGATGGCGAACCCGAAGATCGAACTCCTGCCTTCGAAGTACACCGGAGACTGGAATAACAGCGACAAGGGTAAAGCCGCGGCCGCAACTTTGTTCTCTGCTGGCGCGGATATCGTGTACCACGCAGCTGGCCGGGCAGGATTAGGCGTCTTTGCCGCCGCCAAGGATGCGAAGAGGTTTGCGATTGGTGTGGATAGCCAACAAGATGACCTCGAGCCAAAGACGATCCTCACTTCGATGATCAAGCGTGTTGACATGGCCGTGTATTCCACGATTAAAGACGTCTTGGATGACAAGTTCACTAGTGGCGAAAAGCTCTATGACGTGGCTTCAAGCGGAGTCGCGCTCAGCGAATTCCCACACACGAAGGACATTATCGGCTCCGAGCGAATCGACAAGGTGGAAGCGATCAAGGCGAAGCTCGCAAGCGGAGACATCGTCGCTCCAGCGGACAAGGATGCGTTCGACAAGTTCATCGCGAACCTACCTAAGTAA
- a CDS encoding ADP-ribosylglycohydrolase family protein, whose translation MNLTQLRAAALGARIGATLGAPRRGEREFRAISFYEPIPSRMAPADFLDAWLVWRNHLSESLPPECIGDTRLEHWQSCRTEAIFGESNLSAGLRPPISGQFDNPLGSSGSALARCLFWGLALPPEEAGDYAWFDASCDQGRDVAKVAFAMARACSSIGLMPWLRALIDALGNDQSLRSVVQIAMNGVTTGVPFDTFAKSLARTVDDPDEFGLKFNLAVIVASLCEGKGEFDASLLACASCGGAADTNCAIVGALCALWAGSVPLAWTEPLSGDYVATASLKKIDPPASWESYVDAIFPTEPPEIVEEATPTPMRSMPMIAPNSSTYFNDDLRVTTEFVDSPVSVQGKSNQILLTVQNLSPYPRIIAPIWDVAPGVELAHRFMSVLIKPGSKHQFPMVVSGPPNQDLVTVQIGGLKIPIKLLSCLDWYSCGPMPNYDGTSFEKVFRCEDVQRLSETFAGRGDQGVRWKRFTGQSNAVNVEPLFLGGPGVAYLYGKFRFAQPGVHKIVVASSPGTVVRVNRNIVIKYLDTHQPVARPRPPYVAEFRADGTVEVIIKVMRDLVTVPCCTVYFIGPDGQIAHPIESLPMED comes from the coding sequence GTGAACCTGACTCAATTGAGAGCGGCGGCTCTAGGCGCAAGGATCGGAGCAACACTTGGCGCACCTCGCCGCGGTGAACGTGAGTTTAGGGCGATCAGCTTCTATGAACCGATTCCCTCCCGCATGGCGCCCGCCGATTTTCTGGATGCCTGGCTTGTCTGGCGGAATCACTTAAGCGAATCGCTTCCCCCGGAATGTATCGGTGATACTCGGTTGGAGCATTGGCAATCTTGTCGGACAGAAGCGATATTTGGTGAGTCCAACCTCAGCGCTGGGTTGCGACCACCCATTTCTGGGCAGTTTGACAACCCATTGGGATCGTCGGGCAGTGCTTTGGCCAGATGTCTCTTCTGGGGACTCGCATTGCCGCCGGAGGAGGCTGGCGATTATGCTTGGTTTGACGCCTCTTGCGATCAGGGCCGAGATGTAGCCAAGGTCGCCTTCGCGATGGCACGAGCATGCTCGTCTATCGGCCTCATGCCTTGGCTTCGAGCTTTGATTGACGCTCTTGGCAACGATCAATCATTGAGATCGGTGGTGCAGATCGCCATGAACGGGGTGACTACCGGCGTTCCATTTGATACGTTTGCAAAATCGCTTGCCAGAACCGTGGATGACCCGGACGAATTCGGTCTGAAGTTCAATTTGGCGGTGATTGTCGCGAGTTTGTGCGAGGGCAAGGGTGAGTTTGACGCTTCCCTGCTTGCCTGCGCCTCTTGCGGCGGGGCTGCCGACACGAACTGCGCGATTGTCGGCGCGCTTTGTGCGCTATGGGCGGGATCTGTTCCGCTTGCGTGGACTGAGCCGCTGTCTGGCGATTACGTCGCCACTGCTAGTCTGAAGAAGATTGATCCTCCTGCCAGTTGGGAAAGTTACGTCGATGCGATCTTCCCAACTGAGCCTCCAGAGATTGTAGAGGAGGCAACTCCAACGCCGATGCGGTCAATGCCAATGATCGCGCCGAACAGCTCAACATATTTCAACGATGACCTTCGCGTCACCACCGAATTCGTTGATTCTCCAGTCTCTGTTCAAGGGAAGTCCAATCAGATATTGCTCACGGTGCAAAATCTATCGCCATATCCGAGAATCATCGCGCCGATCTGGGACGTGGCACCCGGAGTTGAACTCGCACACCGATTCATGTCGGTTTTGATCAAGCCAGGTTCAAAGCACCAATTCCCGATGGTCGTTTCGGGGCCGCCAAACCAAGACTTAGTGACGGTCCAAATCGGAGGGCTCAAGATTCCGATCAAGCTGCTGTCTTGTTTAGATTGGTATTCCTGCGGCCCGATGCCGAACTACGATGGTACTAGCTTCGAGAAGGTGTTTCGATGTGAAGATGTTCAGCGACTATCGGAGACCTTTGCGGGGCGAGGAGACCAAGGCGTCCGCTGGAAGCGGTTCACCGGTCAGAGTAACGCTGTCAATGTCGAGCCACTGTTCCTAGGCGGTCCTGGCGTGGCCTACCTCTATGGAAAGTTCCGATTCGCCCAGCCCGGAGTCCACAAGATTGTCGTCGCCTCCAGTCCTGGAACGGTGGTCCGAGTGAATCGCAACATCGTCATCAAGTATCTCGATACGCATCAGCCGGTAGCGAGGCCCCGTCCACCATATGTCGCGGAGTTTCGCGCGGACGGCACCGTAGAAGTCATCATCAAAGTCATGCGGGATTTGGTCACTGTCCCTTGCTGTACGGTCTACTTCATCGGGCCAGATGGGCAAATCGCTCACCCGATTGAGTCTCTCCCGATGGAAGATTGA
- the gcvH gene encoding glycine cleavage system protein GcvH: protein MNVPTDLKYTKSHEWVRVDGDIATIGITDHAQSELGDIVFLDLPEAGRVLATGDSFGTIESVKTVSDVYAPVAGEVVEKNEALGSQSELVNNDPYNGGWLVKIKFDGNTDGLLSPADYEATL from the coding sequence GTGAACGTTCCAACCGATCTCAAGTACACAAAATCGCACGAATGGGTGCGCGTCGATGGCGATATCGCCACCATTGGCATCACTGATCACGCTCAGAGCGAACTCGGCGACATCGTTTTCCTTGATCTTCCTGAAGCCGGCCGCGTGCTCGCTACCGGCGATTCATTTGGCACGATCGAGAGTGTCAAAACCGTTAGCGATGTCTATGCTCCAGTAGCTGGCGAAGTGGTCGAAAAGAACGAAGCACTCGGAAGTCAGAGCGAACTCGTCAACAACGATCCATACAATGGTGGATGGTTGGTCAAGATCAAATTTGACGGCAACACCGACGGTTTGCTGAGCCCAGCAGATTACGAAGCGACTCTATAA
- a CDS encoding GNAT family N-acetyltransferase — translation MSSIVLRQMEEADIPAVVGLQRACFPEPFPEDLLWQESHLHAHLSRFPEGQFVIESSGLVVASSSSLIISESNWTAHLPWEETVGGFMFANHDPSGTTLYGADISVQPDYRRLGLGRRLYQARFDLVTQLGLARYGTACRLPDASKFVEQHGGDIQGYVAAVERGETVDRTLSPLLRYGLRLSAVIEDYMDDAESLDSAAVLEWTPTTA, via the coding sequence TTGAGCTCAATCGTCCTGCGACAGATGGAAGAGGCGGACATCCCAGCCGTTGTGGGGTTACAGCGCGCGTGCTTCCCAGAACCGTTCCCGGAAGATCTTCTTTGGCAAGAGTCCCACTTGCATGCGCATCTCTCACGGTTTCCAGAGGGTCAGTTTGTCATTGAATCCTCGGGGTTGGTCGTGGCAAGCAGCAGTTCGTTGATCATCAGCGAATCCAACTGGACCGCGCATTTGCCTTGGGAAGAAACAGTCGGAGGATTTATGTTCGCCAACCATGACCCATCTGGTACGACTTTGTACGGCGCTGATATCAGCGTTCAGCCGGACTACCGGCGATTGGGACTAGGAAGGAGGCTCTATCAAGCGCGGTTTGATCTCGTTACTCAACTCGGATTAGCCCGGTACGGCACTGCCTGCCGGTTGCCGGACGCGAGCAAGTTTGTAGAGCAGCATGGAGGAGATATTCAGGGTTATGTGGCCGCAGTTGAACGAGGCGAGACTGTTGATCGTACGCTGAGTCCGTTGCTACGATACGGCCTAAGACTCTCTGCTGTGATCGAGGACTATATGGACGACGCCGAGTCTCTGGATTCAGCGGCGGTGCTGGAGTGGACGCCAACCACAGCGTGA
- the gcvPA gene encoding aminomethyl-transferring glycine dehydrogenase subunit GcvPA, translating to MSMPYIPHSEVDVQEMLATIGAKSIDELFGDIPEALKFKGELKVPSAMDEYALAKHLGNLASQNQDATKLDWYLGAGLYERFIPASVGAIISRGEFLTAYTPYQPEMSQGYLQTIYEFQTMVAELYGMDLANASMYDGSTAMAEAALLCHGIKNRNKIVVSDAVHPNYRMVLRTYCWAQGLDVVEISNTNGLTTDYSNLEDAACVIVQTPNFFGSVEDLAKLRAACDESGAMMVVVSDPVACALMKPPGDFGADIVVGEGQPLGVAMGFGGPLVGFFATKTEHVRRIPGRIVGRTNDHDGNPGFVMTLRTREQDIRREKATSNICTNEALMALASTVYMCALGKNGLTSIAETSVRNTQYAIKKLTEAGAKLKFANKSFCEFVLDLGKNAEMVQSKLIEAGIMAGYPLGKDYHGMENCILVCCTETRTAAQIDRFAAELKKVLA from the coding sequence ATCTCCATGCCATACATCCCGCACTCAGAAGTCGACGTCCAGGAAATGCTGGCGACAATCGGCGCGAAGTCGATTGACGAACTCTTTGGTGATATCCCTGAAGCTTTGAAGTTCAAGGGTGAGCTCAAAGTGCCGAGCGCGATGGATGAATATGCGCTCGCAAAGCATCTGGGCAACCTCGCTTCGCAGAATCAAGACGCAACAAAGCTCGACTGGTACCTTGGCGCGGGGCTGTACGAGCGGTTTATCCCAGCAAGCGTGGGCGCGATCATCAGTCGTGGCGAATTCTTAACGGCTTACACGCCTTACCAGCCCGAAATGAGCCAGGGCTACCTCCAGACGATCTATGAATTCCAGACGATGGTCGCAGAGTTGTACGGCATGGACCTGGCAAACGCATCGATGTACGACGGTTCGACCGCTATGGCAGAAGCCGCTCTGCTATGCCACGGAATCAAGAATCGCAACAAGATCGTGGTTTCGGATGCGGTGCATCCAAACTATCGAATGGTTCTGCGGACCTACTGCTGGGCGCAGGGTCTAGATGTGGTGGAGATTTCCAACACCAACGGATTGACGACGGATTACTCCAATTTGGAAGACGCCGCATGCGTGATCGTGCAGACGCCGAACTTCTTTGGCAGCGTGGAAGATCTCGCTAAGTTGCGCGCTGCTTGCGATGAGTCAGGCGCGATGATGGTGGTGGTCAGTGATCCGGTCGCCTGCGCGCTGATGAAGCCGCCAGGAGACTTCGGCGCTGATATCGTGGTTGGCGAAGGTCAACCGCTCGGAGTCGCAATGGGTTTTGGCGGACCACTCGTTGGGTTCTTCGCCACGAAGACGGAGCACGTGCGCAGAATTCCCGGCAGAATCGTCGGCCGAACGAATGATCACGACGGCAATCCAGGTTTTGTCATGACTCTTCGGACCCGAGAGCAAGATATCCGGCGCGAAAAGGCGACCAGCAACATCTGCACCAATGAAGCATTGATGGCCCTCGCCAGCACAGTCTATATGTGCGCGCTGGGTAAGAACGGTCTGACCTCAATCGCTGAAACGAGCGTGCGCAACACTCAATACGCGATCAAGAAGTTGACGGAAGCCGGTGCAAAACTCAAATTTGCCAACAAGTCCTTCTGTGAATTCGTGCTTGATCTTGGCAAGAACGCCGAAATGGTCCAATCGAAGCTGATTGAGGCGGGAATCATGGCTGGATATCCGCTTGGTAAGGATTATCACGGGATGGAAAATTGCATCCTGGTTTGTTGCACCGAGACCCGAACCGCTGCACAGATCGACCGATTCGCCGCCGAACTCAAAAAGGTTCTTGCATAA
- a CDS encoding ParA family protein has product MTIWGVVNQKGGVGKTTTAVNFAAGLAARGLRTLLVDADPQGNATSGLGVEKSTIKLTLFDVFERVIDDPEGTPLPDESIIKVKENLHLIPATLDLAGAEPILLNAVGKELILRDALAKVEGEYDWIILDAPPSLGILTVNILAACDAVLVPMQCEFYALEGLSQLIKTIDVVKRRINPKLGIAKVVMTMYDPRNKLTQQVEEEVKQFFGDKVSSVKIPRNVRLSEAPGFGTPAVELFPDSKGAEAYMKFIEEVIG; this is encoded by the coding sequence GTGACCATTTGGGGCGTTGTCAATCAAAAAGGAGGCGTGGGCAAAACAACCACGGCGGTAAATTTTGCTGCTGGATTGGCTGCTCGAGGCCTTCGGACCTTGCTGGTTGACGCCGATCCACAAGGCAACGCAACGTCAGGTCTCGGAGTCGAGAAATCGACCATCAAGCTCACCTTATTCGATGTATTTGAGCGCGTGATCGATGATCCAGAGGGCACCCCGCTCCCCGACGAATCGATCATCAAAGTGAAGGAGAATCTTCACCTGATTCCGGCCACTCTAGACCTTGCTGGTGCCGAGCCGATTTTGCTCAACGCAGTCGGAAAGGAGCTCATTCTCCGTGACGCTTTGGCAAAAGTCGAAGGCGAATATGACTGGATTATTCTGGACGCGCCGCCGAGCCTCGGGATTTTGACCGTCAACATTCTCGCTGCATGCGACGCTGTGTTGGTCCCGATGCAGTGCGAATTCTACGCGCTTGAAGGTCTGAGTCAGCTCATTAAGACAATCGACGTTGTGAAGCGACGCATCAACCCGAAGCTCGGCATTGCCAAAGTTGTCATGACCATGTATGACCCTCGAAACAAGCTCACCCAGCAAGTAGAAGAGGAAGTGAAGCAGTTCTTTGGTGACAAAGTTTCAAGCGTGAAGATTCCGCGCAATGTAAGATTGAGCGAAGCCCCAGGTTTTGGCACTCCAGCGGTCGAACTGTTCCCTGATTCTAAGGGTGCCGAGGCCTATATGAAATTTATTGAGGAAGTGATTGGATGA
- a CDS encoding N-acetylmuramoyl-L-alanine amidase: MKKLLLGIATWMVATAVWAESGSPVTVNYTFSETAVTDARRIGDDCWVQRESVTQWGWKLSAVGRDATISAEGRTLRVPMQTLDGKVYLNATEASRQLGAIAEWQEDSYRILGEIRSLDFVGSSLRVNASMSFRLKMDLIPSPNRLAIDFYGVRLSPHGNFNFPPGVRVGMFKPGVFRLVIEDPRVTLPKTSRPGTMRWLDLSLAPFKFVEDRVVEPTFNNPIRTSQTNPPPLTPADQTTTNTGTSPIPAPVLPTSILQSSTLNGVSDREEVVRFDFSSLGGGTPAVSYETATTINLTFKSKITTGFDFASLKGKLMTSAEMTTLPSGAAIIKVRTASPMVFEVSSSANAVVMRLKRPKNQDGSLIGKTIVIDPGHGGNDSGATSGNVYEKALTLSIGLQVTEKLTDAGLSVIMTRKSDVRIALTERADIANRSRATLFVSIHINSSAVNNKTSGGMTFYHMKAPEGMLLAKCIQDQIAAVSKLPNLGTWSDSRIYASGFSVLRNTEMPAVLIELGFINHERDRGMMVKQDWQENIAEAIVKGIKVYLGNVKETANP, from the coding sequence TGTTACTCAATGGGGATGGAAGCTCTCGGCCGTTGGCCGCGATGCGACGATCTCTGCAGAAGGGCGCACTCTGCGCGTTCCGATGCAAACACTGGACGGCAAAGTCTATCTAAACGCCACTGAGGCTTCTCGCCAATTGGGCGCAATCGCCGAATGGCAAGAAGATTCTTACCGAATCCTCGGCGAAATCCGGTCCCTCGATTTTGTCGGAAGCTCGCTGCGCGTCAACGCGAGTATGTCGTTCCGGCTCAAGATGGACTTGATTCCTTCTCCGAATCGGCTCGCGATCGATTTTTATGGCGTTCGGCTCAGTCCCCACGGCAACTTCAACTTTCCTCCTGGTGTCCGAGTTGGGATGTTCAAGCCCGGAGTTTTCCGATTGGTGATCGAAGATCCCCGCGTGACTCTGCCAAAGACTTCCCGCCCAGGAACCATGCGCTGGCTGGATCTGAGCTTGGCTCCGTTCAAGTTTGTCGAAGACAGGGTGGTTGAGCCTACATTCAACAATCCGATCCGCACGAGTCAAACAAATCCCCCGCCATTGACTCCGGCAGATCAAACCACGACCAACACTGGGACTTCGCCGATTCCCGCTCCGGTTCTGCCGACCAGTATTCTGCAGTCCTCCACCTTGAATGGCGTGAGTGACCGCGAAGAAGTCGTTCGGTTCGACTTTTCGAGCTTGGGCGGCGGAACCCCTGCGGTCAGCTACGAAACCGCAACCACCATCAATTTGACCTTCAAGTCGAAGATCACTACCGGATTTGATTTCGCCTCTCTCAAAGGCAAGCTGATGACCAGCGCCGAGATGACCACGCTCCCATCAGGTGCTGCGATCATCAAGGTCCGGACCGCATCGCCGATGGTGTTTGAGGTCAGCAGTTCTGCCAATGCGGTCGTCATGCGGCTGAAGAGGCCAAAGAACCAGGATGGGTCCTTGATCGGCAAGACGATCGTAATTGACCCGGGCCACGGCGGCAATGACAGCGGCGCGACTTCTGGCAACGTTTATGAGAAGGCACTGACGCTCAGCATCGGGCTCCAGGTGACAGAGAAACTCACAGATGCTGGTTTGAGCGTGATCATGACTCGCAAGTCGGATGTTCGCATCGCCCTGACCGAACGTGCAGATATCGCGAACCGCAGCCGAGCGACGCTTTTTGTGAGCATTCACATCAACTCGAGTGCGGTCAATAACAAGACTTCCGGCGGAATGACTTTCTACCACATGAAGGCTCCAGAAGGAATGTTGCTGGCAAAGTGCATCCAAGATCAGATCGCTGCCGTTAGCAAGCTTCCAAACCTAGGTACTTGGAGCGATTCACGAATCTATGCATCGGGGTTCAGCGTTCTACGTAATACAGAAATGCCAGCCGTGCTGATTGAGCTCGGATTCATCAATCATGAGCGAGATCGCGGCATGATGGTCAAACAAGATTGGCAAGAAAATATCGCTGAAGCGATTGTCAAAGGAATCAAGGTCTATTTAGGAAATGTCAAAGAAACAGCAAACCCGTAA
- a CDS encoding phosphatase PAP2 family protein, producing MRAIDHAIFYAINRWPDALSTFFVGLSECTKWLPMRIFLVLLFLGLVWQKSTRRTAILTIIAFPLANETTDIFKASLRVLRPCVELPDVILRVEKLTSFGTASAHSANMAAVATVFWWTMGWRWGLPWAIIAFLTGISRVFVGVHYPTQVVFGWTCGIAIASAVIAVAEAIKKRRTPTAEPSVES from the coding sequence ATGCGCGCCATTGACCATGCCATTTTTTACGCGATAAATCGATGGCCCGATGCGTTATCGACGTTCTTTGTAGGTCTTAGCGAGTGTACCAAGTGGCTCCCGATGCGGATATTCTTGGTCCTACTGTTTTTGGGCCTGGTCTGGCAAAAGTCGACGCGTCGAACGGCGATTTTGACGATCATTGCCTTTCCCCTGGCAAACGAAACCACGGATATCTTCAAGGCATCGCTTCGAGTGCTTCGGCCATGTGTCGAACTTCCAGATGTGATCCTGCGCGTCGAGAAGCTCACCAGCTTTGGAACTGCCTCGGCGCACAGTGCAAACATGGCAGCGGTGGCAACTGTATTTTGGTGGACAATGGGCTGGCGATGGGGCTTGCCTTGGGCGATCATCGCGTTCTTGACCGGGATCAGCCGAGTCTTTGTCGGGGTGCACTATCCAACGCAAGTCGTATTCGGTTGGACATGTGGAATAGCAATAGCCTCGGCAGTCATTGCTGTTGCCGAGGCTATCAAGAAGAGAAGAACGCCTACCGCAGAACCGTCTGTGGAGTCGTGA
- a CDS encoding redoxin domain-containing protein, producing MALAIGTPAPNIVLKGMIDGELKEVNLADHKGKDNVVLLFFPGAFTGVCTTEFCDVSSGLAGLPTDGAAVYGISGDTAFAQAAWAKANNITVKLLADYTHKTIEAYDVVLPDLAGMGPSSLRAAYIIDKEGVIRYVQVTPTPGDLPDFGAINEALASL from the coding sequence ATGGCACTAGCTATTGGAACACCTGCTCCGAACATCGTCCTCAAGGGGATGATCGATGGCGAACTGAAAGAAGTAAATTTGGCGGACCACAAAGGGAAGGATAACGTCGTCCTGCTGTTTTTCCCTGGCGCATTCACAGGAGTCTGCACAACCGAATTCTGCGATGTGTCAAGCGGTCTCGCTGGTCTGCCGACCGATGGCGCAGCCGTCTATGGAATCAGTGGCGATACGGCGTTTGCTCAAGCGGCTTGGGCCAAGGCGAACAATATCACGGTCAAGCTGTTGGCAGACTACACCCACAAAACTATTGAAGCCTATGATGTCGTGCTTCCTGACCTCGCAGGAATGGGACCAAGCAGTCTTCGCGCCGCATACATCATCGATAAAGAGGGCGTGATTCGGTATGTACAGGTCACTCCAACTCCCGGTGATCTTCCAGATTTCGGCGCCATCAACGAAGCACTAGCTTCACTCTAA
- a CDS encoding MerC domain-containing protein, whose protein sequence is MRLARQINWDAIGAASSLLCAVHCVLTGMAFGLISALGATYLANPTTEFAFFSLTLLAGLFAIYQGIRKHRQWWPSAFFAIGFACLVCRHLFFHQSHVHHHGETHAEPVQGVILSVIGATLLVTFHIINSVKMHRVGKCDHAVVGVHSSTAAESRDSASSI, encoded by the coding sequence ATGCGGCTAGCTCGACAGATCAATTGGGATGCGATTGGAGCCGCTTCGAGCCTGCTGTGCGCTGTTCACTGCGTGCTCACTGGAATGGCGTTTGGTCTCATTTCCGCACTCGGTGCGACCTACCTAGCCAACCCCACGACCGAGTTCGCATTCTTTAGTTTGACTCTGCTCGCTGGGCTCTTTGCGATTTATCAGGGAATCCGCAAGCATCGACAATGGTGGCCTTCGGCCTTTTTCGCGATCGGTTTCGCATGTTTGGTGTGCCGGCACTTATTCTTCCATCAAAGCCATGTTCATCATCATGGTGAGACTCACGCAGAACCGGTCCAAGGTGTGATTTTGTCGGTGATTGGCGCGACCCTCCTGGTCACGTTTCACATCATCAATTCGGTCAAGATGCACCGCGTAGGGAAGTGCGATCACGCTGTGGTTGGCGTCCACTCCAGCACCGCCGCTGAATCCAGAGACTCGGCGTCGTCCATATAG
- a CDS encoding GerMN domain-containing protein, with protein MSKKQQTRKSPNTGMWFLFALGLAATAGVGAYLKSNPSASIPPSEMRTDEDRKSVKDALDGKPAATTDRRDGKVEVIKPKLDDKGEELTYDKSHEAIPEGQDKVVFAVNRFLEESKIVPAGAKLDSVEVKDKIATLKFNAAFDRTYGTEDERVLVDGILHTVGQFAEIEKVQFTIGGEPMETLGNIDLTTPQTVLR; from the coding sequence ATGTCAAAGAAACAGCAAACCCGTAAGTCCCCGAACACTGGCATGTGGTTCTTGTTCGCCCTGGGTCTGGCGGCAACCGCTGGAGTAGGGGCGTATCTCAAGTCCAACCCTTCGGCGTCCATCCCTCCTAGCGAAATGCGAACCGATGAGGATCGAAAATCGGTGAAGGATGCACTGGACGGCAAACCCGCAGCGACGACCGATCGACGCGATGGCAAGGTTGAAGTGATCAAGCCGAAGCTCGATGACAAGGGTGAAGAACTGACCTACGACAAGTCGCACGAAGCGATTCCAGAAGGTCAGGATAAGGTCGTATTCGCGGTCAACCGCTTCTTGGAAGAATCGAAGATCGTCCCCGCGGGCGCAAAACTGGATTCGGTCGAAGTCAAGGATAAGATCGCGACTCTTAAGTTCAACGCCGCTTTCGACCGGACCTACGGTACAGAAGACGAGCGAGTTCTGGTGGACGGGATCCTTCACACCGTTGGGCAGTTTGCCGAGATCGAGAAAGTACAGTTCACGATTGGCGGCGAACCGATGGAGACGCTCGGAAACATCGACCTCACGACTCCACAGACGGTTCTGCGGTAG
- a CDS encoding ParB/RepB/Spo0J family partition protein gives MRRALGKGLAQLLGEQTDNQPNELELSVIFPNPDQPRKVFDEDALQELADSIKLVGLLQPIVVRPIGEDKYQIIAGERRWRASRIAGLETVPVLVRATQDDLTLQLALIENVQREDISSIEAAIAYKKLIDDFEMTQDQVAQKVGKSRVSVSNTLRLLRLPTEVQEAILGNLITEGHARALLMCESEKALQDLFYKIVDEGLSVRESERRARATQAEKPAVAKPKAKAVVQMDPNYVVLEEAISTYFGAPTKIERGAKGGKLHIEYFSEDDLERILEILGIQI, from the coding sequence ATGAGACGTGCATTAGGAAAAGGACTAGCCCAACTGCTCGGCGAGCAAACCGACAACCAGCCAAACGAGCTGGAACTTAGCGTCATTTTCCCGAACCCAGATCAGCCACGAAAGGTGTTCGATGAAGACGCTTTGCAGGAGCTCGCGGACTCGATCAAGCTCGTCGGATTGTTGCAGCCGATCGTCGTCCGACCGATCGGCGAAGATAAATATCAGATCATCGCCGGTGAGCGGCGTTGGCGAGCATCACGAATTGCTGGCCTCGAAACTGTCCCCGTGTTGGTCCGAGCAACTCAGGACGACCTCACGCTTCAGCTCGCGTTGATCGAGAACGTTCAGCGTGAAGACATTTCTTCGATTGAAGCTGCAATTGCTTACAAGAAGCTGATTGACGACTTTGAAATGACGCAGGATCAGGTGGCGCAAAAGGTCGGAAAATCGCGAGTCTCCGTTTCGAACACCCTACGCCTCTTGCGCCTTCCGACAGAAGTTCAAGAAGCAATCCTTGGGAATCTGATCACAGAGGGGCACGCGCGCGCACTCTTGATGTGCGAAAGCGAAAAGGCACTTCAGGACTTGTTCTACAAGATCGTGGATGAAGGACTATCCGTCCGCGAATCGGAGCGGCGGGCTAGAGCGACTCAGGCTGAAAAGCCGGCAGTTGCCAAGCCAAAAGCAAAGGCCGTCGTCCAGATGGATCCAAACTACGTCGTGCTAGAAGAAGCGATCAGCACCTATTTTGGCGCGCCAACGAAGATTGAACGCGGAGCCAAAGGCGGCAAGCTTCATATCGAATACTTCTCCGAAGATGATCTCGAGAGAATTTTAGAAATCCTCGGCATTCAGATTTGA